One region of Methanomassiliicoccus luminyensis B10 genomic DNA includes:
- the amrS gene encoding AmmeMemoRadiSam system radical SAM enzyme: MLHEARFWESQGERIRCHLCPQNCSISPGRRGMCGVRENRDGKLYAMSYGRAASINIDPIEKKPLFHFYPGERVLSLGSVGCNLRCLHCQNYTISQASLAELTLREMRPEEVSDMAETSSCRGIAFTYNEPTIWHEFAYDAMKIAKERGLFTVYVTNGFIQEEPLRELSSVLDAMNIDIKGFSERFYDKICKAALEPVLEATKLAHELGIHIEITYLIIPGENDGEDEIRKFCRWMAELNPKVPVHFTRFHPDYEMQDRGPTPIATMEMARRVAEKEGLKFVFLGNVSLPHGEDTVCPNCGNLVIERQGFHILRNDAIDGKCKVCGEDLYLVQRRGLVEQAESKRAR, from the coding sequence ATGCTGCACGAGGCCAGGTTCTGGGAATCGCAAGGCGAACGGATCAGGTGCCATCTCTGCCCCCAGAACTGCAGCATCTCCCCAGGCCGGCGGGGGATGTGCGGGGTCAGGGAGAACCGCGACGGCAAGCTGTACGCCATGAGCTACGGCAGGGCCGCCTCGATCAATATTGATCCCATCGAGAAGAAGCCTTTGTTCCACTTCTACCCCGGGGAAAGGGTGCTGTCCCTCGGCAGCGTAGGATGCAATCTTCGCTGCCTCCATTGCCAAAACTATACCATATCCCAGGCCTCGCTCGCCGAGCTCACGTTGCGGGAAATGAGGCCGGAGGAGGTCTCGGACATGGCAGAAACGAGCTCGTGCCGCGGCATCGCCTTCACATACAACGAGCCGACCATCTGGCACGAGTTCGCGTACGACGCCATGAAGATCGCCAAGGAGCGCGGCCTGTTCACCGTGTACGTCACCAACGGGTTCATCCAAGAAGAGCCTCTGAGAGAGTTGAGCTCAGTGCTGGACGCTATGAACATCGACATCAAGGGGTTCAGCGAGCGCTTCTACGACAAGATCTGCAAGGCCGCCCTGGAGCCGGTGCTCGAAGCCACCAAGCTGGCGCACGAGCTGGGCATCCACATCGAGATCACTTACCTCATCATTCCCGGCGAGAACGACGGGGAGGACGAGATACGCAAGTTCTGCCGGTGGATGGCCGAGCTCAACCCCAAGGTCCCGGTGCATTTCACCAGGTTCCATCCGGACTACGAGATGCAGGACAGGGGACCCACGCCCATAGCTACGATGGAGATGGCCAGAAGGGTGGCCGAGAAGGAGGGGCTCAAGTTCGTCTTCCTCGGGAACGTGTCGCTGCCGCACGGAGAGGACACAGTATGTCCGAACTGCGGCAACCTGGTGATCGAGAGGCAGGGGTTCCACATTCTCCGCAACGACGCCATAGATGGGAAATGCAAGGTCTGCGGGGAGGACCTCTACCTGGTGCAGCGAAGAGGGCTGGTAGAGCAGGCAGAGAGCAAGAGGGCTCGCTGA
- a CDS encoding FecCD family ABC transporter permease, with protein sequence MAEQYGSVEQTKEETDYDQYVWKKVLFIIICSLILLAVALVALCIGAAQITLSQVFDQLASQSGIVWSIRLPRVLVAVVAGSTLAVAGTVMQCLLKNPLSEPYTLGLSQAAAFGAAFGIVVLGAGAMYSNAKDAVVVSNQYTVTICAFLFSMISTGVVLVLSRLTKVSPEAIILSGVIMGSIFGAGLTAIQYFANDVQLASIVYWTFGDLSRVTWDSLTLIVVLSVPIMIFFVYNRWNYNAIDAGVDTAGSLGVNVNAQTMVGMTLASVIAAVVVSLMGIIGFVGLLAPHIVRRVIGSDHRFVIPGAAVLGALILLGSDTLARTIIAPLVLPVGVITSFLGGPLFLYLLIRRYRR encoded by the coding sequence ATGGCTGAGCAATATGGGAGCGTTGAACAAACAAAGGAAGAGACCGACTATGATCAGTATGTCTGGAAGAAAGTCCTCTTCATTATTATATGCTCCCTGATACTCCTCGCGGTCGCCCTGGTGGCTTTGTGCATAGGGGCGGCGCAGATCACCCTCTCACAGGTATTTGACCAATTGGCCAGCCAGAGCGGGATCGTCTGGAGCATACGTCTGCCCAGGGTGCTGGTGGCGGTAGTGGCCGGATCCACGCTGGCCGTGGCCGGGACGGTCATGCAATGTCTGCTGAAGAATCCCCTCAGCGAACCCTATACTCTGGGCCTGAGCCAGGCGGCGGCCTTCGGGGCAGCTTTCGGCATCGTTGTGCTGGGAGCGGGGGCGATGTACAGCAATGCCAAGGATGCTGTGGTGGTCAGCAACCAGTATACCGTGACCATCTGCGCGTTCCTGTTCTCCATGATTTCGACGGGGGTCGTCCTGGTCCTCTCCCGCCTCACCAAGGTATCGCCGGAGGCCATCATTCTGTCGGGCGTGATCATGGGCTCCATATTCGGGGCCGGCTTGACCGCGATACAATATTTCGCCAATGATGTCCAGCTCGCCTCGATAGTATATTGGACGTTCGGGGACCTGAGCAGGGTGACGTGGGACAGCCTCACCCTCATCGTGGTCCTTTCCGTCCCCATCATGATATTCTTCGTTTACAATCGATGGAACTACAACGCCATCGATGCGGGAGTGGATACCGCCGGCAGCCTGGGCGTTAACGTGAACGCGCAGACCATGGTGGGAATGACCCTGGCCTCGGTCATCGCGGCGGTGGTGGTCTCTCTGATGGGCATCATCGGCTTCGTTGGACTGCTGGCGCCCCACATTGTCAGGAGGGTCATAGGGTCCGATCATCGGTTCGTCATCCCCGGAGCGGCCGTCCTGGGAGCGCTCATCCTGCTGGGCTCAGACACTCTGGCCCGCACGATAATCGCCCCATTGGTCCTTCCGGTCGGGGTCATCACTTCCTTCCTGGGAGGTCCGTTGTTCCTTTATCTTCTGATACGGAGGTACAGGAGATGA
- a CDS encoding ABC transporter ATP-binding protein, with protein sequence MMLDIRGIKFAYRGREVLKDILLGTGVNDVLAILGPNGAGKTTLLKCINGLLKTKVGTILLEGEDLREMTRVEMAKRIGYVPQRADVSKMTVFDAVLLGRKPHITWDVSSKDLQVTKDIIRALGLDSLSLKYIDEISGGELQKVQIARALVQQPKVMLLDEPTSSLDLCNQHRIMRSVVDVVKGSDLTAVMTVHDLNLALRYADRFLMLKDGVIYAAGGVEVITPENIETVYDIPVFVETVRGRPMVVPA encoded by the coding sequence ATGATGCTGGACATAAGGGGCATCAAGTTCGCCTACCGGGGCAGGGAGGTGCTGAAGGACATCCTCCTCGGCACCGGTGTCAATGATGTGCTGGCCATCCTCGGTCCCAACGGGGCGGGCAAGACCACCCTGCTGAAGTGCATCAACGGCCTGCTGAAGACCAAGGTCGGCACGATACTGCTGGAAGGGGAGGACCTGCGCGAGATGACCCGGGTGGAGATGGCCAAGCGCATCGGCTACGTGCCTCAGCGGGCCGATGTTTCGAAGATGACGGTCTTCGACGCGGTGCTCCTGGGGAGGAAGCCCCACATAACCTGGGACGTTTCCAGCAAGGACCTCCAGGTAACCAAGGACATCATCCGTGCGCTGGGTTTGGACTCCCTATCCCTGAAGTACATCGACGAGATCAGCGGCGGGGAGCTTCAGAAGGTCCAGATCGCCCGGGCGCTGGTCCAGCAACCCAAGGTCATGCTCCTGGACGAGCCCACCAGCAGCCTGGACCTGTGCAATCAGCACCGGATCATGAGATCGGTGGTCGATGTGGTGAAGGGAAGCGATCTCACCGCGGTGATGACGGTGCACGACCTGAACTTGGCCCTGCGCTACGCGGACAGGTTCCTGATGCTGAAGGACGGCGTGATATACGCGGCCGGCGGCGTCGAGGTCATCACGCCCGAGAACATCGAGACCGTTTACGATATCCCGGTATTCGTGGAGACGGTCAGAGGGAGGCCTATGGTGGTCCCCGCCTGA
- a CDS encoding MarR family transcriptional regulator encodes MDLKKSFARHYYARTLMTLRMMSRVHVNERLTFNSVLYMDLIAFTENCTVSKLADMLHISKSSVTIKVNELVEQGYVTKTRSEADGRIYYLSIAPEENEAYDEDERQVGKMINRLKEKYSKEELEKFGEMLDETARFWAEQSV; translated from the coding sequence ATGGACCTGAAGAAGAGCTTCGCCAGACACTATTACGCTCGCACCCTGATGACGCTCAGGATGATGAGCCGCGTCCACGTCAATGAGAGGTTGACGTTCAACAGCGTGCTCTACATGGACCTCATAGCCTTCACCGAGAACTGCACCGTGTCCAAGCTGGCGGACATGCTTCATATCTCTAAATCGTCGGTCACCATCAAGGTCAATGAACTGGTCGAGCAGGGATACGTCACCAAGACCAGGAGCGAGGCCGACGGGCGCATCTACTATCTATCCATCGCCCCTGAGGAGAACGAAGCTTACGACGAGGACGAGCGCCAGGTCGGGAAGATGATCAATCGGCTGAAGGAAAAGTATTCTAAAGAAGAGCTGGAGAAGTTCGGCGAGATGCTGGACGAAACGGCGAGGTTCTGGGCGGAACAGTCCGTTTGA
- the thiL gene encoding thiamine-phosphate kinase, translating to MKTLADLGEKAVVASLIGSIRSTAAVGPGDDAAAVDIGPQYLVATSDITSRLSHMPKGMSYWQTGWYVAAVNFSDVAAMGARPIGILASFVLPRSMPVDDFLSIMKGVQDCALSVGAEVLGGDTKEGDDVAISGCALGLVDKDKVLLRSEAGEGDLLAVTGPMGLSAAGYFAITQGIDAPRALKALLEPQPRTREGMVLSSSGAVTSCMDITDGLAFTISEIGKRSGVSFEVDWSRIPIDPETLEVAKRTGESVEELAMYYGGDYELLFTFRPEAEEQLRASLGERFHIIGKAVGKENILIRDGGVVPIENRGWEHFRM from the coding sequence ATGAAGACCCTAGCCGACCTGGGAGAGAAGGCTGTCGTAGCCTCGCTCATCGGGAGCATCAGGAGCACTGCCGCAGTGGGGCCGGGGGACGACGCCGCGGCCGTGGACATAGGCCCGCAGTATCTGGTAGCTACTTCCGACATCACTTCCCGGCTGTCGCACATGCCCAAGGGGATGTCGTACTGGCAGACCGGATGGTATGTGGCCGCAGTGAACTTCAGCGATGTGGCGGCGATGGGGGCGAGGCCCATCGGCATACTCGCTTCCTTCGTACTGCCGAGAAGCATGCCAGTGGACGACTTCCTGAGCATCATGAAGGGAGTCCAGGACTGCGCGTTGTCGGTGGGCGCCGAGGTACTGGGAGGGGACACCAAGGAGGGGGACGACGTGGCCATCTCCGGCTGCGCCCTCGGCCTGGTCGATAAGGACAAGGTCCTGCTGCGGAGCGAAGCGGGGGAGGGGGACCTCCTGGCCGTTACCGGCCCGATGGGGCTGTCCGCCGCCGGCTACTTCGCCATTACCCAGGGCATCGACGCCCCTCGGGCGCTGAAGGCGCTCCTGGAGCCGCAGCCCCGGACCAGGGAGGGCATGGTCCTGTCCTCGTCCGGTGCGGTCACCTCGTGCATGGACATCACCGACGGGCTGGCATTCACTATCAGCGAGATCGGGAAGCGCAGCGGCGTCTCCTTCGAGGTCGACTGGAGCCGCATCCCCATCGACCCCGAGACGCTAGAGGTAGCGAAGCGGACCGGCGAGAGCGTCGAGGAGCTGGCCATGTACTACGGCGGGGACTACGAACTCCTGTTCACCTTCCGCCCGGAGGCGGAGGAGCAGCTGAGAGCGTCACTGGGGGAGCGGTTCCACATCATCGGCAAGGCTGTGGGAAAGGAAAACATATTAATCAGGGACGGGGGAGTAGTCCCGATAGAGAACCGAGGATGGGAACACTTCAGGATGTAA
- a CDS encoding DUF6951 family protein: MTSKVKVNMRLCGKTHIITVNMREDGDLDCNIETNCANVKEFSEGLEKVSMNDLTDKATSGIVDRYRDCRMSANCLVPAGLISAGWMEVGMISRNNARKNKANDVEFLFDD; encoded by the coding sequence ATGACATCCAAGGTAAAAGTGAACATGCGGCTGTGCGGCAAGACCCACATCATCACCGTGAACATGCGCGAGGACGGGGATCTGGACTGCAACATCGAGACCAACTGCGCCAACGTCAAGGAGTTCTCTGAAGGGCTCGAGAAGGTCTCAATGAACGACCTCACCGACAAAGCCACCAGCGGCATCGTGGACCGCTACCGCGACTGCCGGATGTCTGCCAACTGCCTCGTTCCGGCCGGCCTCATCAGCGCGGGGTGGATGGAGGTCGGCATGATCTCGCGCAATAACGCCAGGAAGAACAAGGCCAACGACGTGGAGTTCCTGTTCGACGACTGA
- a CDS encoding (Fe-S)-binding protein: MAATYVEGKNLKELKKEMMTCTMCGFCKSVCPAFEGVGWDPGVARGRMVLSYGLLQKDIPADDSVVEALYQCTTCKDCERRCPSKVKVVDVVERARKDMVASGVMLPSHRKVVDNILKYGNPYGEKISVPQALGQKPRTADVGYFVGCTAAYRNPAAAKATISIMGKLGEDFTLLNETCCGSVMERVGWNEEDVVAQMEKNVKAVEDQGVDEAVFSCAGCYRMFKEEYPKHVDVPFKVRHVSEYLADKDLKLSPLEKKLTYHDPCHLGRHSGVYKAPRAVLAKFPGAEFKEMAKNSSESRCCGGGGGVRSAYPELSEHIAARRVADAGFADILVTSCPFCVTNLKAGKERTGAKVEIIDLVELVDRQLS; this comes from the coding sequence ATGGCCGCCACTTACGTCGAGGGAAAGAACCTTAAGGAACTGAAGAAGGAGATGATGACCTGCACCATGTGCGGGTTCTGCAAGAGTGTATGCCCGGCCTTTGAGGGAGTGGGCTGGGACCCCGGCGTGGCCAGGGGCAGGATGGTGCTGTCGTACGGCCTCCTGCAGAAGGACATCCCCGCCGACGATTCGGTGGTGGAAGCGCTGTACCAGTGCACCACCTGCAAGGACTGCGAGCGCCGCTGCCCCTCCAAGGTGAAAGTGGTGGACGTGGTCGAGCGGGCCCGCAAGGACATGGTGGCCAGCGGCGTGATGCTCCCCAGCCACAGGAAGGTCGTGGACAATATCCTGAAGTACGGCAACCCCTACGGCGAGAAGATATCGGTCCCTCAGGCGCTGGGCCAGAAGCCCCGCACCGCCGACGTCGGCTACTTCGTGGGGTGCACCGCCGCATATCGCAACCCCGCGGCAGCGAAGGCGACCATATCGATCATGGGCAAGCTGGGCGAGGACTTCACCCTTCTGAACGAGACCTGCTGCGGCTCCGTGATGGAGCGCGTTGGCTGGAACGAGGAGGATGTGGTCGCCCAGATGGAGAAGAACGTCAAGGCGGTGGAGGACCAGGGCGTGGACGAGGCGGTGTTCTCCTGCGCCGGCTGCTACCGCATGTTCAAGGAGGAGTACCCCAAGCACGTGGACGTGCCGTTCAAGGTCCGCCATGTCTCGGAGTACCTCGCCGACAAGGACCTCAAGCTCTCCCCCCTGGAGAAGAAGCTGACCTACCACGACCCCTGCCACCTGGGCCGCCATTCCGGCGTGTACAAGGCGCCCCGCGCGGTCCTCGCGAAATTCCCCGGCGCGGAGTTCAAGGAGATGGCCAAGAACTCCTCCGAGTCGCGCTGCTGCGGGGGCGGGGGCGGGGTTCGCTCCGCGTACCCCGAGCTGTCGGAGCACATCGCCGCGCGCAGGGTCGCCGACGCCGGCTTCGCGGATATCCTGGTCACTTCGTGCCCCTTCTGCGTTACCAATCTGAAGGCGGGCAAGGAGCGCACCGGGGCCAAGGTCGAGATCATCGACCTGGTCGAACTCGTGGACCGCCAGCTGTCATGA
- the larA gene encoding nickel-dependent lactate racemase, producing MKLTIPYGKDEKQILNIPEENFAGTIYPKDVHVGDERAEIRRALANPVGGPDLEKFLEGGKDIVFIVNDGTRPTPTCKVLDALAERMDLTKARYLVATGAHRAPTEEEYEFIFGRQYGKLKDRVHAHDAKKDKCVFLGKSKNGTEMHVNEIAVNADRLVIITSVEPHYFAGYTGGRKSFLPGVASYKTIEQNHFLAMKQEAQALVLDGNPVHEDMMDALRVVRDKPIFAIQIVLDRHQSVYRVEAGDLHASFAAAVDHANEVFSVAIKEKADVVVSVAPYPMDVDLYQSQKALDNGKWALKEGGTIIMVSKCREGIGHETFLQQLSLSSDPKAVLRNLAKEYKLGYHKAAKMAEIAVWGRIWTVTGLDPELISKANMRPFATVQEAVDAALAENKGAKVLINMDGSITVPRVG from the coding sequence ATGAAGCTCACCATACCATACGGCAAGGACGAGAAGCAGATCCTCAATATCCCGGAGGAGAACTTCGCGGGAACGATATACCCGAAGGACGTCCACGTTGGTGACGAGCGGGCGGAGATCAGGAGGGCCCTGGCCAACCCCGTGGGCGGGCCGGACCTGGAGAAGTTCCTGGAGGGCGGGAAGGATATAGTGTTCATCGTGAACGATGGGACCAGACCTACCCCGACCTGCAAAGTGCTTGACGCCCTGGCCGAGAGGATGGACCTCACCAAGGCAAGGTACCTCGTGGCAACGGGGGCGCACCGCGCGCCCACCGAGGAGGAGTACGAGTTCATCTTCGGCCGCCAGTACGGGAAGCTCAAGGACCGGGTCCACGCCCACGACGCCAAGAAGGACAAGTGCGTGTTCCTGGGGAAGTCGAAGAACGGGACCGAGATGCATGTCAACGAGATCGCGGTGAACGCGGACCGCCTGGTCATCATCACCTCGGTGGAGCCGCACTATTTCGCCGGCTACACCGGTGGCAGGAAGAGCTTCCTGCCCGGGGTCGCGTCGTACAAGACCATCGAGCAGAACCACTTCCTGGCGATGAAGCAGGAGGCCCAGGCCTTGGTCCTGGACGGCAACCCCGTCCACGAGGACATGATGGACGCTCTCAGGGTGGTGAGGGACAAGCCCATCTTCGCCATCCAGATCGTACTGGACCGGCACCAGAGCGTGTACCGCGTGGAGGCCGGCGACCTGCACGCCTCCTTCGCCGCGGCGGTGGACCACGCCAACGAGGTCTTCTCCGTAGCCATCAAGGAGAAGGCCGATGTGGTGGTATCGGTGGCCCCTTACCCAATGGACGTGGACCTCTATCAGTCCCAGAAGGCGCTTGACAACGGCAAGTGGGCGCTGAAGGAAGGGGGCACCATCATTATGGTCTCCAAGTGCCGCGAGGGCATAGGTCATGAGACGTTCCTGCAGCAGCTCTCCCTCTCCAGCGACCCCAAGGCGGTCCTGAGGAACCTGGCCAAGGAGTACAAGCTTGGATATCACAAAGCGGCCAAGATGGCCGAGATCGCGGTTTGGGGCCGCATATGGACCGTCACCGGCCTGGACCCCGAGCTTATCAGCAAGGCGAACATGCGTCCGTTCGCCACGGTGCAGGAGGCGGTGGACGCTGCCCTGGCCGAGAACAAGGGCGCCAAAGTGCTGATCAACATGGACGGCAGCATCACCGTGCCGAGGGTGGGTTAA
- a CDS encoding A24 family peptidase C-terminal domain-containing protein, which yields MDWLPAAKVAISLAILILASRSDWKYREASDTYWLVLGTAGLGFLAAQMVIDGADAVFFLILIPIAILFYDLFWDRKGIFEDGINPVPLGMYAAALVPLGALVYLEGSEQYLWELMIVPILFVIFVVMYYLDLIKGGADAKALIALSIMFPLYPVMGPFPLIAMPSGLSQLVIPFPIVVLFTAALLSLAVPVALFFLNLARGDRKFPAMFLGHQMPLAEAKKKFVWPMERVEEGARKFTMFPKGAEDTAAQLEALEAAGADRIWVTPQVPFLIPITAALLFSAVVGNVFFLFLG from the coding sequence ATGGACTGGCTGCCCGCCGCCAAGGTCGCGATATCCCTCGCCATCCTCATCCTGGCCTCCCGCTCCGACTGGAAGTACCGGGAGGCCTCGGACACATACTGGCTGGTGCTCGGCACCGCCGGCCTGGGGTTCTTGGCAGCGCAGATGGTCATTGACGGTGCCGACGCGGTGTTCTTCCTCATCCTCATCCCCATCGCCATCCTGTTCTACGACCTGTTCTGGGACCGCAAGGGCATTTTCGAGGATGGCATCAACCCGGTGCCGCTGGGCATGTACGCCGCCGCCCTGGTGCCGCTCGGCGCGCTCGTCTATCTGGAAGGTTCGGAGCAGTACCTCTGGGAGCTGATGATCGTCCCCATATTGTTCGTGATCTTCGTGGTCATGTACTACCTCGACCTCATCAAGGGCGGGGCCGATGCCAAGGCCCTCATCGCCCTGTCCATCATGTTCCCCCTGTACCCGGTGATGGGGCCGTTCCCCCTGATCGCCATGCCCAGCGGGCTGAGCCAGCTGGTGATACCATTCCCCATCGTGGTGCTGTTCACCGCCGCCCTGCTGTCCCTGGCGGTCCCGGTGGCCCTGTTCTTCCTGAACCTCGCGAGGGGCGACAGGAAGTTCCCGGCCATGTTCCTCGGCCACCAAATGCCGCTGGCCGAGGCCAAGAAGAAGTTCGTGTGGCCCATGGAGCGGGTCGAGGAAGGGGCTCGTAAGTTCACCATGTTTCCCAAGGGGGCCGAGGATACCGCCGCCCAGCTGGAGGCGCTGGAGGCCGCCGGGGCCGACAGGATATGGGTCACCCCGCAGGTGCCGTTCCTGATCCCCATCACCGCCGCCCTGCTGTTCTCGGCCGTCGTCGGCAACGTGTTCTTCCTGTTCCTGGGATGA
- a CDS encoding uroporphyrinogen decarboxylase family protein codes for MSSDVDVLPEPSKKWHEHAQKRFASPFTGQKFDRIDVDAMMLSHAALISGFTINDFYTKPELGAACVANASEMYDLIPMTHWYFSLPWVAELGAEIQFQPLLPPVVRTPTITDLEMVDKIEVPDLKEMERGFTGQLMTRAQDYIQKNTPEKFVPMTYTSDLTGGGAQLCGIENFVMWTLSERDVVHQLIRKYTEAAINGAELMAERYGSAFISTGSVLANNDVLSDRDVDELSAKYLRTFVNKALRKGAGPQVLYHLCGNHETDYKVFKDRLVFTPFTIMHAGYMGREVFPSDILMKEFGDVATIMGSVDTRIMILPNPKRVYEQAKQQLLRGRESKNGYILGTACELPPDSLPANVFALVQAARDYGTYGDW; via the coding sequence ATGAGCTCCGACGTCGATGTCTTGCCTGAGCCGAGCAAGAAATGGCATGAGCACGCCCAGAAGCGGTTCGCCAGCCCGTTCACCGGCCAGAAGTTCGACCGCATTGACGTCGACGCCATGATGCTATCTCACGCGGCACTGATATCTGGGTTCACCATCAACGATTTCTATACCAAGCCCGAGCTGGGGGCGGCCTGCGTGGCCAACGCCTCCGAGATGTACGATCTGATCCCGATGACCCACTGGTACTTCTCCCTCCCCTGGGTCGCGGAGCTGGGCGCGGAGATACAGTTCCAGCCTCTGCTCCCGCCGGTGGTCAGGACGCCCACCATCACCGACCTGGAGATGGTCGACAAGATCGAGGTGCCCGACCTCAAGGAGATGGAAAGGGGGTTCACCGGCCAGCTGATGACCCGGGCCCAGGATTACATACAGAAGAACACTCCCGAGAAGTTCGTGCCCATGACCTATACCTCCGATCTCACCGGGGGAGGAGCCCAGCTCTGCGGCATCGAGAATTTCGTAATGTGGACCCTGTCCGAGCGGGACGTGGTCCACCAGCTCATTCGGAAGTACACCGAGGCCGCGATCAACGGCGCCGAGCTCATGGCCGAGAGGTATGGGTCGGCGTTCATCTCTACCGGATCGGTGCTGGCCAACAACGATGTCCTGAGCGACCGTGACGTGGATGAGCTGTCAGCGAAGTATCTCCGCACCTTCGTGAACAAGGCGCTGAGGAAGGGGGCGGGACCTCAGGTGCTCTACCACCTGTGCGGAAATCACGAGACCGATTACAAGGTGTTCAAGGACCGGCTGGTGTTCACCCCGTTCACCATCATGCACGCCGGGTACATGGGGCGGGAGGTGTTCCCGTCGGACATCCTGATGAAGGAGTTCGGGGACGTGGCGACGATCATGGGCTCGGTCGATACCAGGATCATGATCCTTCCCAACCCCAAGCGGGTCTACGAGCAGGCCAAGCAGCAGCTCCTGCGCGGCCGGGAGAGCAAGAACGGCTACATACTGGGGACCGCCTGCGAGCTGCCGCCAGACTCCCTGCCGGCCAACGTGTTCGCGCTGGTCCAGGCGGCCAGGGACTACGGCACCTATGGGGACTGGTGA
- a CDS encoding MFS transporter, translating to MNGPITDRRGQRMLLIAAALAMFMDGLDGSIVNVALPIISETFGGDAGSVSWVITIYLLMMAGLILIFGKISDSGAIKKVFIVGFLIFSLSSLACGLSAGLEMLLISRAAQGVGAAMLAASSLMLCVKFYPSGRLGFALSVVMLGMTVGAAIGPAFGGFLVELLSWHWIFLINVPIGLVAIGFALKAIPADEGIKGASFDIKGSVFLFGILASGLYLVESVPSAGIGGLTVPVALVFVLCLALFLITYRRTAAPVLNLKLFRFRGFVAALISYMLINACFMGALYLVPFYLVRGMGFDSITSGLFLLIPSLVILPLSAKAGRLSDRTERRAFVVAACAMMLVFMLIYSMIEPGMGYLPLIAALAAMGMMWALGGGAASSRIVESVPKSENGSASSLMSFMMYFGSALGTVIFAALFEVGSGVGSVDISKMPLGPFLDGFHFAMMAGVALSLTALALAASFNEKKRSPRPSGSTPVSEPE from the coding sequence ATGAACGGGCCGATAACCGACCGCAGGGGTCAGAGGATGCTGCTGATAGCCGCGGCATTGGCCATGTTCATGGACGGGCTGGACGGTTCGATTGTCAACGTGGCCCTTCCCATCATCAGCGAGACCTTCGGAGGGGACGCCGGGTCCGTGTCATGGGTGATCACGATCTACCTCCTGATGATGGCCGGGCTGATACTCATCTTCGGCAAGATCTCCGACAGCGGGGCGATAAAGAAGGTCTTCATCGTCGGGTTCCTGATATTCTCGTTGAGCTCGCTGGCCTGCGGACTGTCCGCAGGGCTGGAGATGTTGCTCATCTCCAGAGCGGCCCAGGGGGTAGGTGCGGCCATGCTGGCCGCCTCCTCGCTGATGCTGTGCGTCAAGTTCTATCCATCGGGCAGGCTGGGGTTCGCCCTTTCGGTGGTCATGCTGGGAATGACCGTCGGCGCGGCCATAGGGCCCGCCTTCGGGGGGTTCCTGGTGGAGCTGCTGTCCTGGCATTGGATATTCCTCATCAATGTTCCTATAGGACTGGTAGCGATCGGGTTCGCCCTCAAGGCCATTCCCGCGGACGAGGGCATCAAGGGAGCATCGTTCGACATCAAGGGGTCGGTGTTCCTGTTCGGCATCCTGGCGTCCGGGCTCTACCTGGTGGAGTCAGTGCCGTCGGCGGGGATCGGCGGCCTCACAGTACCGGTGGCTTTGGTGTTCGTGCTGTGCCTGGCGCTGTTCCTCATCACCTACCGCAGGACCGCCGCCCCGGTCCTGAACCTCAAGCTGTTCAGGTTCAGGGGGTTCGTCGCCGCCCTCATCTCATACATGCTCATCAACGCCTGCTTCATGGGCGCGCTATACCTCGTCCCGTTCTACCTGGTCCGGGGGATGGGGTTCGACTCGATAACCAGCGGGCTGTTCCTCTTGATACCTTCGCTGGTCATACTTCCCCTGTCAGCGAAGGCGGGCAGGCTGTCCGACCGGACCGAGCGCAGGGCCTTCGTGGTGGCCGCCTGCGCCATGATGCTGGTGTTCATGCTCATCTACTCCATGATAGAGCCGGGGATGGGGTACCTCCCCCTGATCGCTGCGCTGGCGGCCATGGGCATGATGTGGGCCCTCGGAGGGGGCGCCGCATCCAGCCGTATCGTGGAGAGCGTCCCCAAGAGCGAGAACGGGTCCGCGTCGTCCCTGATGTCGTTCATGATGTACTTCGGGAGCGCTCTGGGGACCGTGATATTCGCCGCGCTCTTCGAGGTCGGGTCCGGGGTAGGGAGCGTGGACATATCCAAGATGCCGCTGGGGCCCTTCCTTGACGGGTTCCATTTCGCCATGATGGCCGGCGTAGCGCTGTCCCTTACCGCGCTGGCGCTGGCCGCGTCGTTCAATGAGAAGAAGCGGAGCCCCCGGCCCAGCGGGAGCACCCCTGTGAGCGAACCCGAGTGA